Proteins encoded together in one Deltaproteobacteria bacterium window:
- a CDS encoding acyl-CoA dehydrogenase family protein, whose protein sequence is MNSFEFELDEEQRIVRQSAREFAQREVLPLARKIDQEHYFPKELVPKLSAAGYFGITVPSEYGGAELDYLSYVVIIEELAAVCASTSVIVSAHNSIACWPILNFGSPEQKVKYLPKLAKGEHLGCFALSEPGTGSDAARQTCMAKKKGDKWIINGVKNWITNAPVADICVLFAMEKPEERHRGINCFIVELKNHPGITIGKKEDKLGICGSPTASITFDNVELDGSALLGKAGDGFKIAMLTLDGGRCGIAAQAVGIARASLEDSIKYAKERQTFGKLLAEHQTIQNYIADMSCKINAARLLTYAATRRKVAKVSYTREAAEAKLFASEAAVYCALKAIQIYGGYGYVKDFNVERYLRDAKITEIYEGTSEIQRLVIASQLLK, encoded by the coding sequence ATGAACTCATTTGAATTCGAATTAGACGAAGAACAGAGAATTGTTAGACAAAGTGCGAGAGAATTCGCCCAGAGGGAGGTTCTGCCCTTGGCGCGAAAAATTGATCAGGAGCACTACTTTCCTAAGGAACTAGTGCCAAAATTATCTGCGGCTGGTTACTTTGGCATTACGGTCCCAAGCGAGTATGGTGGTGCGGAGCTCGATTACCTTTCCTACGTAGTTATTATTGAAGAGCTAGCGGCAGTCTGCGCTTCTACTAGCGTAATTGTCAGCGCACACAACTCAATAGCCTGCTGGCCGATACTAAATTTTGGCTCTCCGGAACAGAAAGTTAAATATTTGCCTAAACTAGCCAAAGGCGAACATTTGGGCTGTTTTGCGCTGAGCGAACCAGGGACTGGAAGCGATGCGGCGCGCCAAACCTGTATGGCGAAGAAGAAGGGCGACAAATGGATAATTAATGGCGTAAAAAATTGGATAACCAATGCGCCAGTTGCAGATATTTGCGTTTTGTTTGCCATGGAAAAGCCAGAGGAGCGGCACAGGGGGATTAATTGCTTTATCGTTGAGCTAAAAAACCACCCCGGCATTACAATAGGGAAAAAAGAAGACAAATTGGGAATATGCGGCAGTCCCACGGCAAGTATTACCTTTGACAACGTAGAGCTCGACGGCAGCGCGCTTTTAGGCAAAGCTGGAGATGGATTTAAAATAGCAATGCTCACACTCGATGGTGGCCGCTGCGGCATTGCCGCGCAGGCGGTAGGGATTGCGCGAGCTTCACTGGAAGATTCCATCAAATATGCCAAAGAGCGCCAGACTTTCGGAAAATTGCTAGCCGAGCATCAAACCATACAGAATTACATTGCCGATATGAGTTGCAAAATTAATGCGGCTCGATTGTTAACGTATGCTGCTACTCGGCGAAAGGTGGCAAAGGTTAGTTATACGAGGGAGGCGGCAGAAGCGAAATTATTTGCGTCCGAGGCCGCGGTCTACTGTGCGCTAAAAGCTATTCAAATCTACGGCGGTTATGGTTACGTAAAGGATTTTAACGTCGAGCGATATTTGAGGGATGCAAAGATTACGGAAATATACGAAGGAACAAGCGAAATCCAAAGGCTTGTAATTGCGAGCCAACTTTTGAAGTGA
- a CDS encoding enoyl-CoA hydratase/isomerase family protein yields the protein MKNSLVSLQIADAEAKLRIEREESLNALNVEVLEGLKTHLIALAKLPFSECRVVSISSAGDRAFVAGADIKCMLGASPSDLHYFIALGQDVTRQLERLPVPVIAVVNGYAIGGGLELALACDMILATTTAKLGQAEVNLGLIPGFGGTQRLPLRVGIGAAKRLILTAETISSSEAYRLGLVDWLVEPTELQKKLGEIVENLKTKAPLALKAAKRSIENLYFAQKTAGLSQEVEEFVQLFKYNDTREGLGAFVEKRKPTFKGC from the coding sequence ATGAAAAATAGCTTGGTTTCTCTGCAAATTGCTGATGCCGAGGCTAAACTTCGCATAGAGCGCGAAGAGAGCTTAAATGCTCTAAATGTTGAGGTTTTAGAGGGACTAAAGACGCATCTAATTGCGCTCGCTAAATTGCCTTTTAGCGAATGTCGAGTAGTGAGCATTTCTTCGGCCGGAGATCGGGCTTTCGTTGCTGGCGCGGATATTAAATGCATGCTAGGAGCGTCGCCGAGTGATTTGCATTATTTTATTGCTTTAGGCCAAGATGTAACGCGCCAACTAGAACGCCTTCCTGTTCCAGTAATAGCAGTTGTAAACGGCTATGCTATTGGCGGAGGTTTAGAGCTTGCTCTTGCCTGTGACATGATTTTAGCTACTACTACAGCAAAGCTCGGACAAGCTGAAGTGAATTTGGGTCTTATCCCTGGCTTTGGAGGAACCCAGCGCTTGCCGCTTCGCGTGGGAATTGGCGCGGCAAAAAGACTAATTCTAACGGCTGAAACGATTAGTTCTAGTGAAGCTTATCGGCTTGGATTAGTGGATTGGCTAGTTGAGCCTACTGAATTACAGAAAAAGCTCGGCGAGATTGTGGAAAATCTTAAAACTAAAGCGCCGCTAGCCTTAAAAGCTGCTAAGCGGAGTATTGAAAATCTCTATTTTGCACAAAAAACGGCTGGTTTGAGTCAGGAAGTAGAGGAGTTTGTTCAACTATTCAAATACAACGACACGAGGGAAGGTTTAGGGGCTTTTGTGGAAAAACGGAAACCAACATTTAAGGGATGTTAA
- a CDS encoding response regulator — protein MSATEILVVDDDPVVTSIVSSMLLNKGYLVSCIQSGRECLSSMRQKLSNKEALPRVILLDLLLNDMQGSQVLKELREIFSPSYVPVIMLSANTEGEMLEINTDAIPDVYLQKPFTSSEIIQAIESVLHQS, from the coding sequence ATGTCGGCCACAGAAATCTTAGTAGTAGATGACGACCCGGTGGTAACGAGCATAGTGTCGAGTATGCTACTAAATAAGGGCTACTTAGTTTCGTGCATTCAAAGCGGTCGCGAATGCCTCTCGTCAATGCGCCAAAAATTAAGTAACAAGGAAGCTCTTCCCCGCGTAATTCTCTTAGATCTCTTGTTAAACGATATGCAAGGCTCGCAGGTGCTAAAAGAGCTTAGGGAAATATTCTCGCCTTCCTATGTGCCAGTTATAATGCTTTCAGCGAACACCGAGGGCGAAATGCTTGAAATTAACACAGATGCTATCCCGGATGTCTACTTACAGAAGCCATTTACGTCATCTGAGATAATTCAAGCAATCGAAAGCGTTTTGCATCAAAGTTAG